A stretch of DNA from Ranitomeya variabilis isolate aRanVar5 chromosome 1, aRanVar5.hap1, whole genome shotgun sequence:
actatgtgagtatatcctatccaatgcatttcttttctataatctgtgtctatatgccctaatttctgtcattcctttctttctgcacacatcagaatgtcttcttcttctgatgaggaaacgcctgggcctgcacaaggggaacatgtcagcgaagtgagtattcacctcctcagattggtaagtattcactgtcacatctacacatatgacaatgtatattttccctttttcagaccacttcttctacagcggaagagactgggcaggagactgggcaggagcagcgtagtcacggccgggcaacacggcggcatcgtgtaagtatagctggctgaatgtgtattgtatcctcactttataattcttgaatcttcatttctttctacttctctctttctttcccttttgcttcagcagcagtgtttttttttacttcaatattcatgccattcctctgattctgttttctgtcttccgtatgtgaatgcctcctatattaatgtactttttgttgttaggttccagaggaggatgaggacctaattgagaatgaacacctcatctccctggttcacgagcgagtcgcattgtgggacacccgggatccactgcacgccaacaatgtgacgatccggaggctttggaatgaggtggccgcagcgttgtgggatggctgggccaatgccccggctcgggtccgttctgcatttggtaagtatcgcaatgcactgtgatgtagtcaataccttggccatgctcacacaactgtgtatgatgtgagaaagtcattactttttcacagcacatacagttgtgtgaccacggtcaaaagaccattgtcctaactattatgttttgttttgccaacagtgtcaaaagtgaaaacacgttggagatcgatgaaggaccgcttcaacaaggacctgcgccaagagagccagcttccaagtggttctgcagcaaggatacgcaaatacaagtaccaccgcatccttgcgtttttgagaccggtccttgcacgaagaacgtaagtatattggttaaaaaagaaaaaaaaaagtggtgtataatgcaattttttgggggtcattatttcaaatcagtatttttaatccaaaaccttgagtgattgatagatgcagaagtggggtacgtgttctttgaatactttccctcacatagttcctctccaggttttggcttaccaatactgatttgaaatacttagcaaatactgagagtgtgacggcagcctgcacaacagatctatactcagcaagttaggtgtcagaaataatgaattcaggatgccaatagctcctcaattcatttttcctgacacttgtcctggtgagtatacaggtggcttgtatgtcctctgtcgtcaattcgtatttcccatcagtatttgtaatccaaaaccatgagtggttgatagatgcagaagtggggtacgtgttctttgaatactttccctcacatagttcctctccaggttttggcttaccaatactgatttgaaatacttagcaaatactgagagtgtgacggcagcctgcacaacagatctatactcagcaagttaggtgtcagaaataatgaattcaggatgccaatggctcctcaattcatttttcctgacacttgtcctggtgagtatacaggtggcttgtatgtcctctgtcgtcaattcgtatttcccatcagtatttgtaatccaaaaccttgagtgattgatagatgcagaagtggggtacgtgttctttgaatactttccctcacatagttcctctccaggttttggcttaccaataccttgtatagagatatggcttgtattgcctccatcgtctcttcatattttacatcagtttttttaatccccaaggactggtcgatgcatgcagaagtatagcatgttgttttatgaaacttttattcctactgttgaactcctggcttgcaaattctgatgtaaaattcactacaaatagtgttagtgtgacctttccctatctgaatgtttatctaactgttgagttatctttttgtaaatgttttgtaatatttttttttttttttttccgcagcacttggagctccactgttggcccaggttctggagcggtccttcatcagtcagccacggacccgtcccagccatcctccagcgctgcagcaagtgggcctgccacacaacctggagaccaggaagctggtccatcagatgttccccttccccagtcctctgcctctagccaattttttatgggctcctcccggcagtggcagagggccgcggacaggtcactcatgcccgagtttttacacttgagctcggtcttccatgagggactcaaggcgatgggtgaccgactggatactgccattagtcatatgagcacacgtatccaggaggttaccacagcccttgcccaagtgaaagccgacctccagaggccagcacatcatttttttaatcaggtagaacagggcatgtcggaacaccttagtcctgagctccagattactgttatgcaggcctgcaatgctgcttacgtgcaggctatgcagcagagttggtattttcagcagacagtgggggcatttccaacagtgcccacactgtcacgctttacatcaatgccgacatctgctgcataccactgcacggccacctccattccaaacactgccggaccgtattatagcaccaccaccatgcccagtgcagtgggtcagcccaccgccaccaccatgacaactgctgctcctgcttgggcctcctccactgccaccagcatgctgccaccgcaggaccctggcctggcgttccccgccaccactacaagactgccattgccggaccctgccctggcgtttcctggcaccaccaccagactgccgttgccggaccctgccctggcgtttcctggcaccaccaccagactgccgttgccggaccctgccctggcgtttcctggcaccaccaccagactgccgttgccggaccctgccctggcgtttcctggcaccaccaccagactgccgttgccggaccctgccctggcgtttcctggcaccaccaccagactgccgttgccggaccctgccctggcgttccctgccaccacgacaacgagcccgcgcaaaacaaggaaggggaaaggcaaaaaaaaccaaaaaaccatagctatccctcccccctcacctcccaatgtgtctgtaatgtctggtttgtctcacccttccagtgtgtctcagccctctcatgtgtctagccctatccctgaatatcctgaccccagcagttttatagcgccttctcctgccacccctatgtcggctataataagccagacctcacaactcaacaccccacaatatcggcactcaaccccaagcaggcgcagttaatttttttgtttttgtgtttaataaacctgtgttttgccccaatgatgtttggttaattgtgtatttcgccgccgtcaccacacaccgtgcgccaataacaaataatgcgtcaaacacttttttgggggccacctccaacctacaGTACTTAATtaacagaacactgaagcttggtgtgtgtttgcttaagagatatgaggttgccccccaaaaaaacactagtattttctccaaaaacagttctttctgtttactccgtgacttttggtagcacacagaagacaaaatggtggtaatacacagcacaattgtactcaacaggtcgtgtcttatcagaaacattatttatgacccctgacctgctgattttagaaatgcattatattacctccattttatcttatgggtacatatacatatatttcacacaaagtgaagggtcaatgtacgtcatacatgacatatctatactcacccggacaagtgtcatgaaaaatgaattcaagagcaattagcatcataaattcattatttcagacacctgacttgattaCTATAGATTTGTggtataggctgccgtcacactctcagtattcgctttgtattttacagcactatttgtaagcctaaacctggagtggagctatgtgaggaaaagttcaataaacacatatgcaccactaaaagcatttaactaccactcctggttttggcttacaaataatgctgttaagtactggacaactactgcgacaataacagacatcgtctatacagtctgcggcaaatagctaatggTGAAACAAGACAGCACTCAATGACGTCaagaacctaagcccaaaaacccaaagtggtttgttaaggaaatagataggagacatgttgaagaaagtaaatcacaattattttattagaaaaaaca
This window harbors:
- the LOC143798782 gene encoding uncharacterized protein LOC143798782; the protein is MPHSPLEQQTSLRTIMSSSSDEETPGPAQGEHVSETTSSTAEETGQETGQEQRSHGRATRRHRVPEEDEDLIENEHLISLVHERVALWDTRDPLHANNVTIRRLWNEVAAALWDGWANAPARVRSAFVSKVKTRWRSMKDRFNKDLRQESQLPSGSAARIRKYKYHRILAFLRPVLARRTTGRCMQKYSMLFYETFIPTVELLACKF